Proteins co-encoded in one Stomoxys calcitrans chromosome 5, idStoCalc2.1, whole genome shotgun sequence genomic window:
- the LOC106082362 gene encoding vacuolar protein-sorting-associated protein 25, with the protein MTDFQWPWEYTFPPFFTLQPHEETRQQQLNVWSDLFLKYLKHLNKFTVNIYDSSFPLYNNETLKRKLSPNMILQILENLRKTGHARPFDKKQTEWQVYWFTLDEYGNMIYDWIQETGQVNTVCTLYEIAHGDLTEERDFHKIDDDVLLNVLRNLEDKGRCELIEMDGSYGVKFF; encoded by the exons ATGACGGATTTCCAGTGGCCTTGGGAATATACATTTCCTCCATTTTTTAC TTTGCAACCTCATGAAGAAACTCGACAACAGCAACTCAATGTTTGGTCAGATTTGTTCCTCAAGTATTTGAAGCATTTGAACAAATTCACGGTAAACATATACGACAGCTCTTTCCCCTTGTACAACAATGAAACTCTCAAAAGGAAACTATCGCCCAACATGATAttacaaattttggaaaatcttcGAAAAACGGGACATGCACGCCCCTTCGATAAAAAACAAACCGAGTGGCAGGTGTATTGGTTCACCCTGGACGAATATGGCAATATGATTTACGATTGGATACAGGAAACCGGACAAGTCAATACAGTTTGCACATTGTACGAAATAGCACACGGCGATCTGACCGAAGAAAGGGACTTTCACAAAATCGATGATGATGTGCTCCTGAACGTTTTACGAAACTTGGAAGATAAGGGAAGATGTGAGTTGATAGAAATGGATGGTAGTTA